Below is a window of Buchnera aphidicola str. Ak (Acyrthosiphon kondoi) DNA.
ACTCAAATGTTTCTTGATGGAATTAGAGCATGGTTTAAAAATTAAAATATATTATTTTTTTAAAAACCTGTTATTAACAGAATAACAGGTTAAAACAAGTTTTTTAAAAAAATATAAAAAATAAAATATACGTAAATTACTATAAAAAGGTATTATCATGAGTATAAAAAAGATAACTGAAATAAATATAACAGGAAAAAAAGTTTTAATAAGAAGTGATTTAAATGTTCCTATAGAAAACGGGATTATTCAATCTGATGCTAGAATACTAGCAGCTCTTCCTACTATCGAATTAGCTGTTCAAAAAAAAGCTAAAGTAATTGTTATGTCTCATTTAGGAAGACCGAAAGAAGGATATTATACAAAAAAATATTCTTTATTTCCTATATTTAAATATTTTCAAAATAAATTCAAAAGCACAAAAATACATTTTTCTAATAATTTTTTAGATGACGTTGTAATTAAGCCAGGAGAAATTGCAATTTTAGAAAACACTCGTTTTAATACAGGAGAATTAAATAATAGTGAAATACTATCTAAAAAATATTCTAATCTTTGTGATGTATTTGTAATGGATGCTTTTGGAAGTGCACATAGAATGCAATCCTCTACTTATGGGATTGGAAAATTTGTTAAAATTGCATGTGCTGGGCTTCTTTTAACAAATGAAATCAATGCTTTAAAAAAAGCATTAAAAAAACCAAAACGACCAATGGTAGCTATAGTAGGAGGTGCAAAGGTATCAACTAAATTTAATGTATTACACAAATTATCTAAACTTGCAGATACGATAATAGTAGGTGGGGGTATAGCAAATACTTTTTTAGCTATTGATTACCAAATAGGAAAATCATTGCATGAACCAGATTTTATATTAGAAGCTAAAAAGTTACGCGATAAATATAATATTATTGTACCTATTGATTCTCGTGTTGGAAAAAATTTTTGTAAAAATGAAAAATCTATAATTAAATCTCCTGATAACATTGCAGAAGATGAGGAGATTATGGATTTTGGTGATCAAAGTATCGAAAAAATTGTTGATATTCTAAAAAAATCTCAAACAATTATTTGGAATGGACCAGTTGGAGTATTTGAGTTTCCAAATTTTAGAAAAGGAACTGAAACAATTGCAAAAACAATTGCACATTGTGATGCTTTTTCTATAGCTGGAGGAGGAGATACATTATCTGTTATTGATATGTTTAACATAAAGAATAATATCTCTTATATTTCAACTGGAGGAGGAGCTTTTCTAGAGTTTATAGAAGGGAAAAAATTACCTGCGATAGAAATGTTAGAAGAAAAATTTAAAAAATAAATTAAATAATTAATAGGAAAAAAAATTGAATATTTTAAATGTTATTGAACCTGGTGTTATGAATGGTGATGAAGCACGAATAGTATTCGAATTGGCTAAAAAAAAACAATTTGCAATACCAGCTATAAATTGTATAGGAACCGATTCTATAAATGCTGTTTTAGAAACCGCTGCGAAAGTAAAATCTCCAGTTATCATACAATTTTCACATGGAGGAGCTTCTTTTATTGCCGGTTATAAAAATAATTTTTCAAAAAATCAAGAACAAGCAACGAAAGGATCTATATCTGGTGCTCAACATGTACATTTAATGGCAAAGTACTATAAAATTCCAGTAATACTTCACACTGATCATTGTCCTAAAGAACTATTATCATGGATTGATGAACTATTAGAAGAAGGTAAAAAATATTATAACAATAATAATAGACCTCTTTTTACATCTCATATGATTGATTTATCAAAAGAAAGTTTGCATGAAAATGTTTCTACATGCAAAAAATATTTAAAAAAAATGCATGATATTAACATGATGTTGGAAATAGAATTAGGATGTACAGGAGGAGAAGAAGATGGTATTGACAATACTACGATAGATAAAAAGTTACTTTATACACGACCTCAAGATGTTAATTATGCTTATGAAGAATTAAACAAAATTAGTAAAAATTTTAGCATCGCTGCTTCTTTTGGTAATATACATGGTGTTTATCAACCTGGTAATATTGATCTTCGACCTATTATTTTAAAAAATTCACAAGATTTTGTGAGTTCTAAACACAATTTAGAAAAAAATCCATTAAATTTAGTATTTCATGGAGGTTCAGGTTCACATTTGAAAGAAATTCAGGAATCAATTGAATATGGAATCGTTAAAATGAATATTGATACTGATATACAATGGGCTGCATGGAATGGTGTTTTAAATTTTTATAAAAAAAACAAAGAATTTTTACAAAATCAATTAGGAAATAAAAGCGATCAAAATAAACCTAATAAAAAATACTATGATCCAAGATCATGGATAAGAAAATCACAAGAATCTATGTCAACTAGATTAGAAAAATCATTTAAAGAACTAAATGCTTTTAATATTTTATAACAATTTTTAATTTTATTCCGGGGAATAAATAAAAATATTCTCCGAAGAGTAGATTTATTAAAAGATATGCTTGTATTAAAAAAATAGTAATAAATAATTATAAAATTTTTAGTCACTAATAGTTAAAATATACAGAGATCATAATGGATGAATTAAATGTAGTAAATGATATTAATCATGCAGGAAATTGGTTGATACGTAATCAAGAATTACTGCTGGGATATATGGTAAATCTAACATCTGCTATTATTATTTTAATAGCCGGAATGTTTATATCTAAAATTATATCAAATGGAGTCAATCAAGTATTAATTACTCGTAATATTGATGCTACTATTGCTGGTTTTCTTTCTGCATTAATGCGATATATTATTATTACTTTTACATTGATTGCTGCATTAGGTCGAATTGGAGTACAAACGACATCAGTCATTGCTATATTAGGAGCTGCTGGTATGGCAATTGGTTTAGCTTTACAAGGATCTTTATCTAATTTTGCAGCTGGTGTATTATTAGTTACTCTTAGACCATTAAAAACTGGAGAATATGTTAATTTAGGAAATGTTTCAGGAACTGTATTAAATATTCATATTTTTTATACGACACTCCGTACTTTAGACGGAAAAATTGTAGTAGTACCTAATAATAAAATTATCTCCGGTAACATTATTAATTATTCACGAGAACCTGCACGCCGTAATGAATTTATTATAAGTGTATCATATGATAGTGATATTGATTTAGTAATAAAAGTATTACGCACAGTAATAGAAAAAGAAGATAGAGTAATTAAAGACAAAGATGTTATTGTTGGTCTTAGTGAATTAGCTCCATCTTCTTTAAATTTTATAGTTCGTTGTTGGAGTAAAAATCATGATTTAAATTCAGTATATTGGGATTTAATGGCTAAATTTAAAAAAGAATTAGATAAAAACAATATCAATATTCCTTACCCTCAACTAGATATAAATCTCTATAAAAAAGATCAAAAATGAAATTTAATAAAAAAAACCTTTTATTGTATTCTAAAAAAAAATTAGGTCACCATGTTTATAGTATATAAATCAAATTCACTAAATAGATTATTATTAAAAGCGTATCATATTATCCAAAAAAAACCTCTGTCTAATATTTTCGAAAAAGAGATTTTTGTTCATGACAACAAGATACTTTTTCAATATTTAAATATATTTTTTGCCGAAAAAACAGGAATTTCTGCTAATTTTAAATTATATCATCCTAATTATTTTATATGGAAATTATTTAAAATAATACTATCTAAAAAAAAATTAAAAAATACATTTACTCATGCTATGATAGCTTGGGAAATT
It encodes the following:
- a CDS encoding phosphoglycerate kinase → MSIKKITEINITGKKVLIRSDLNVPIENGIIQSDARILAALPTIELAVQKKAKVIVMSHLGRPKEGYYTKKYSLFPIFKYFQNKFKSTKIHFSNNFLDDVVIKPGEIAILENTRFNTGELNNSEILSKKYSNLCDVFVMDAFGSAHRMQSSTYGIGKFVKIACAGLLLTNEINALKKALKKPKRPMVAIVGGAKVSTKFNVLHKLSKLADTIIVGGGIANTFLAIDYQIGKSLHEPDFILEAKKLRDKYNIIVPIDSRVGKNFCKNEKSIIKSPDNIAEDEEIMDFGDQSIEKIVDILKKSQTIIWNGPVGVFEFPNFRKGTETIAKTIAHCDAFSIAGGGDTLSVIDMFNIKNNISYISTGGGAFLEFIEGKKLPAIEMLEEKFKK
- the fbaA gene encoding class II fructose-bisphosphate aldolase, with product MNILNVIEPGVMNGDEARIVFELAKKKQFAIPAINCIGTDSINAVLETAAKVKSPVIIQFSHGGASFIAGYKNNFSKNQEQATKGSISGAQHVHLMAKYYKIPVILHTDHCPKELLSWIDELLEEGKKYYNNNNRPLFTSHMIDLSKESLHENVSTCKKYLKKMHDINMMLEIELGCTGGEEDGIDNTTIDKKLLYTRPQDVNYAYEELNKISKNFSIAASFGNIHGVYQPGNIDLRPIILKNSQDFVSSKHNLEKNPLNLVFHGGSGSHLKEIQESIEYGIVKMNIDTDIQWAAWNGVLNFYKKNKEFLQNQLGNKSDQNKPNKKYYDPRSWIRKSQESMSTRLEKSFKELNAFNIL
- the mscS gene encoding small-conductance mechanosensitive channel MscS, which gives rise to MDELNVVNDINHAGNWLIRNQELLLGYMVNLTSAIIILIAGMFISKIISNGVNQVLITRNIDATIAGFLSALMRYIIITFTLIAALGRIGVQTTSVIAILGAAGMAIGLALQGSLSNFAAGVLLVTLRPLKTGEYVNLGNVSGTVLNIHIFYTTLRTLDGKIVVVPNNKIISGNIINYSREPARRNEFIISVSYDSDIDLVIKVLRTVIEKEDRVIKDKDVIVGLSELAPSSLNFIVRCWSKNHDLNSVYWDLMAKFKKELDKNNINIPYPQLDINLYKKDQK